The Cyclobacteriaceae bacterium DNA segment AAATGACGCAGTTCGTCACAGAGCTGAACCAACTGGGCCTGATCGAGTTTTTTTACATCGTCAGGGCTATTGATTTTAGCCAAAAGAGGGCCGGGCGTGATAAGCATGATTTTTCAGGTATAAAGCGTTTAACAATGGGCTTAAACCAATTGTTTTGGCTGGGTAAACCATTTACAATTCTGTAAAAATACATATTTCAACAGATCGGGCATTATTTATTGTAACGAACCCCCTTTTAGCACCTCTGCTAAGGAAATTTGGAATAAATTTGCCCCTTCCATGACAACAACAGCACAAGAGAATTTTGAGGTCAGATTACCCCTTTTTGAGGGTCCTTTCGACCTTTTATTGTTTTTTATCGAGCGCGATGAGCTGGATATCTATGATATTCCCATCGCTAAAATCACCAAAGATTTCCTTGACTACCTGCACCATTTAGACACGCTGAATGTGGAGGTGGCCAGCGAGTTCATCCTTGTGGCTGCTACGCTCATGCGGATCAAATCCAAAATGCTGTTGCCTCGTCCGCAAATTGATGAACAGGGTAACGAAATTGATCCTCGTGAAGAGCTGGTAAAACATTTACTGGAGTACAAAAAATACAAATCCGTTATCGATAGCTTCCATAAAATGGAGGAGACCGAACTGATGAAAGAAAAGCGCGGTAACCTGATGCGGGAGCTGAAATCATTAGCCGAAAGCAGTAACGTTGAAGCCGAACTTCAGGACGTGGACTTATTTAAACTAATGACGGTTTTCGAAAAAGTGTTGAAGCGCTTTGAAGCTGAAAAAAACAAACCCGTACATCAGGTTATTCAGTACCCGTACACCATGGAAGACCAGAAGAAATACCTGTTGAACGAAGTGGCCACAAAGGAGCGTGTTTCTTTTACCGAAATTGTTGAAACCTATAAAACCCGGATTGCTTTAATCTTCAACTTTCTTTCCATCCTTGAATTGTTGGCTGTGGGCCAATTGGGAATTCAGGTAGGAGAGGGTTATAATAATTTTTGGATTACAAAGGCTGGTGCGGTAGAAACTCCAGCGAGTTAATCTTCCACAGGCCTAGCATTAAACTCATCCACCAATCCACCGGTAATGCGTACAAGTTCTGTTCGACTGAACAGTACATTATAAATGGCCAGCAAATTTTCGAGTGCTGCGTTTTGATACGCTTCCTGTACAATGCGAAGGTCAATAGCACTAAGCGCACCATTTTTATACCGCTCATTGGCCAACTCCAGGTTTAGTTCTGCAGCCTTAAATTTAACATTCGCAATTTCAACGAGTTGCCTGCGCAGGTTGTAATCATCATAGGTTACCTGAAGTCCATTTTCCAACGAAAGTTTCAACTGATCAACACTCATTTGAGCAATTTGCTCCCGCACTTGTGCATTCTCAATGTTGCGGTTAATCTGGCCCCCGTTAAAAAGCGTATAACGCAAGGTGAAGTTTCCGTACGCTCCATATGAGTATCCATTATTGGTTTGATTAACCTGGATTCTCGAAGGCGCTGTATTTGTTACCGGTGAATTGATGTCTCCGTTAACATAACCAACGGTGGTTGTTACGTCTGGTCCAGTATTGGATCCAAAATTGGCATTTAGTCTGTCGCGCGAGCCGTTTACTCCTGTATTAAACGTTACGGTTGGATAGCGATCGGCCATAGCTGCTTTGGTGGCCAGGCGCATCAACTCCTGATTCATATATTGATTGCGTAGATTGGTATTTGTTGAGGTCATTTTTCTGCGCAAATCATCCAGGCCGTAAACCTCATCTATAAAAGTAAGGGAATCTGTTAGGGTGTATACCGTGCTGATATCTTCGTTCAATAAAACATTAAGATTCCGGATTGTATTTTTATAGGTTAATTCCTGAAGCAGGTAATTGGTTGAGTCCGTTAAGTAATCATTTTGAGCCTGCAGTACATCAAACGTGATAGCACCGCCCAATTCTTTCCTCAGCTTCACATAATCAAACCTTTCTCGTGAAAAATCCATTACCTTTTTTCGCAAGTCGGTGCGTTCGCGCTCCATCAAGGCCAAATAATAATTCAGTATTATTGCCTGAATCGTATTCTCGATAACCAACGTAGCATTTCCATAACTTACCTTTTCCAATTGCTCCAGTTGACGCTTGGAAACGCGCACAAAAAAACCATCAAAAAGCACGAATTGTACATCCAGTTGACCAACCAGGTTACCGGAAATATTTTGACCTGGAACAGCAAACGGGTTAGCCGGCTGACGATAAGTTATGTTGTTGTTTTGGTTGCCATTTAAGTTAACTGACGGTAATGCACCCGCTTGTCCCCAATTGTTGTTGCGGCTGGCAATATCGATTTCCAATTTTTGTATCTGAACATCAAAATTGTTTTGCAGCCCAAGTTCAATAGCTCGCGCCAGGCTTAACTGCTCCTGCGCTAAACTCAAAAAAGGAAAAAGAAAAAGTGCTAATAAAAGATACCTCATAGTTACGCTTCAATAACGGCTCGTGCTTCCTTGCTACTGAAATACGAGTAAATGGCCGGGATTACATAAAGAGTTAAGATAGTGGCAAACAGCAAGCCCCCGATAACCGCAATACCCATCGACACACGACTTTCTGAACCAGCCCCCAAAGCAAGGGCAATGGGAAGAATTCCAAGAATAGTAGACATACTGGTCATCAGAATGGGGCGGAATCGTGATTCAGCTGCATTGATAACGGCTTCAAGCCGATTCATTCCTTGCTCTTTACGTTGGTTGGCAAATTCCACAATCAAAATACCGTTTTTAGTTACCAGCCCGATCAACATGATGATTCCGATCTGACTAAATACGTTTAAGGTTTGATCAAAATACCATAGCGATAACAATGCCCCTGCCAAGGCTAGTGGTACAGTAAACATGATTATAAACGGATCACGGAAACTTTCAAATTGCCCGGAGAGAACAAGATAGATGATAGCTAAGGCGATCAGAAAAGCCTGGTAGATGGTAGATGAACTTTCGGCAAATTCCCGGGATGTTCCATCTAAGCTCGTTGTGTAGGTTTCATCCAACACTTCATCCGCTATTTTTCTCATCTCTTCAATGCCTTCTCCCAAGGAAACACCTGAGGCTAATTGCGCACTAACCTTTGCAGATGAGTATCGATTAAAACGATACAATTGCGGAGGGCTACTCAACTCCTGCATGGTAACCAGGTTATCCAATTGAATTAAATCTCCCCGGTTGTTCTTTACATATAAGGCTTTCAAATCCAGCGGTTCGTTACGGTCCTGACGCTCCACCTGTCCAATGATCTGGTATTGCTTACCATCCATTATGAAGTTACCGAAGCGAGAACCGCTTAACCCCAATTGCAGTGTTTGAGCAATATCAAAAACATTTACACCCAGGGTTCTTGCTTTATCGCGATTGATGGAAATGCTTATTTCGGGCTTGTTGAATTTCAAATCGAGATCGACAAATGTAAACTTGGGATTTGCCGAAGCTTTTGAAACAAATTCAGGAAGCACAGCTTTGAGTTTATCAATGTCGGCCGCTTGAATTACAAATTGTACAGGCAGTCCACCCCTTCTGTCGCCAATTGTTTGTGGTAATGATGCAAAACTTCGAATACCTGTCATGGTTCGTAATCGCTTTGTCAGATCATCTGAAATTTCAACGTGAGAACGATCCCTCTCCTTTGCGTCTGTTAGCATCACCCGCACAAAACCAGAATTCACACCTCCACCTGAAAAACCGGGTGCCGTAACAGAAATCGTTCCTTCTCGTTCAGGAATCCATGTAGTATTAATTGAATCTGTAATGGCTTTAACATATTGATCCATGTACTCGTATGTGGCCCCTTCAGTAGCCTGCATTTGAAGTCGAAACTCACCCCGATCTTCCATTGGCGCCAACTCCGTTGGAATATTAGCTCCAAGCAAATAAATCAAACCAGCCGCAACAACGATAATAACAAATCCCATCCAGCGCATTTTCATAAAACTTGAAAGGGATCGCGTGTACAAATCATTTAACCAAATAAAGAAGGGTTCAGTAACCCGATACAACCACGGCTGCTTGGCGCGTTTTTTCAAAATGCGCGAACACATCATGGGCGTGAGTGACAATGAAACAAAGGAAGAAATCACCACTGCACTGGCTACAACTAAACCGAACTCACGAAACAACCGGCCTGTTAGCCCTTGAAGAAATATTACGGGAAGGAATACAGCTACAACCGCAACTGTAGTCGAGATTACAGCAAAATAAATTTCAACAGCACCTTTTTTTGCCGCCTCCGTTGGTTCTTCACCATCTTCAACTTTTGTATAAATATTCTCCAACACAACAATAGCATCGTCCACCACCAAACCAATGGCCAACACAATTCCTAACAGCGTTAATACATTTACTGTAAAACCAAGCAGGTACATAAGAAAAAATGTACCGATAAGTGAAATTGGAATAGTAACAACCGGAATGAGTGTAGTACGCCAGTCGCGCAAAAAAATGAAGATAATTGAAAGCACCAGTACAAAAGCTATAATGATAGTCTCTTGCACTTCAAGTATAGATGCCCGAATATATTTTGTTGAGTCGTAACTCAAAAGAATTTCAACATCAGGAGGAAGATCGCGCTTGATTTGCTCAAGGCGTTCATACATTCTATCTGCAATGTCGATATTATTAGCACCCGGTTGTGCTACTATGGCCAACGCAACACTTGGTACACCATCGCGTCTTAGTAAGGTACGATCATTCTCTGCACCGAGCTTGGCATATCCAATGTCACTGAACCGAACAATGTTATCGCCATCCTCTTTAATAATCAGGTTGTTAAAATCTTCTTCTGTAACCAACCGGCCAACCGTACGCACAGTTAGTTCGGTTGCCTCGCCTTCCACCCGGCCGGATGGCAACTCCACATTCTCTCGGTTCAATGCCTGAAGCACATCTGAGGGAGCCAATTTCAAGGAGGCTAATTTGATCGGATCCATCCACATACGCATGGAATATCTTCGCTGTCCCCAAATGTGTACAACACTTATACCCGGTATTGTTTGAAGGCGCTCTTTAAAAGTTATCTCAGCAATACGCGATAGCTCCAACAAGTCACGCTTATCACTTAGAATTGAAAAGAAAATAATCGGGCTTGAGTCCGCATCAGCTTTGGAAACCACGGGTGGGTCTACATCAGGCGGCAAATTTCGAATCGCGCCAGAAACTTTATCACGAACATCGTTGGCCGCAGCTTCAAGATCAATTCCTAATTCAAATTCAACCGTAATGTTGCTTCTTCCTTCACGACTGGCAGAAGTAATGGTTCGAATCCCTGCAATGCCGTTGATGGCATCTTCAAGTGGCTCTGTTATTTGCGATTCAATTACATCTGAATTTGCACCCACATAGCTGGTTGACACTGAGATTACTGGCGGATCAACACTGGGAAATTCACGCACACCCAGGTACGTAAATCCGATAAAGCCAAACAGCACAATCACCAATGACATCACAATGGCCAGCACCGGTCGCTTAATACTGATATTTGATAAACTTGCCATTCTCTTTTCTTTACAGTTCTACCCTAAAAACACAATCACTGTACTTTGGTTAGCGAAACATCTAACCCATTTCGCATTTGCAACAATCCCGTGGTTATCAGCGTATCTCCGGAATTCAATCCGGAAACAATTTCAACGTTGCGGTCAGTCCTTAAACCTATTTCTACTTTTGTTTCGGTGGCTTTTCCGGATTTATTCAGATAAACTTTGTGACCACTCAACTCGGGTACCACCGCTTCTGAGGGAACCAATATGGCGTTGTCGATAGTTTGAAGGATTAATTCAACCCGCACAAACTGTCCTGGCAGTAAAAGATTGCCGGTATTATCGGCTAAAGCACGAACTTTTAATGTTCGGGTACTGGCGTCTATCTGTGGCTCTATGGCATACACTTCACCCTCCAGTACGCGTGCATCATTCTCTATGGTGAAGAAAATTTTCTTTCCCGGCTGAACCTGTGTACTGTATCGACCAGGTACCGCAAAATCAATTTTTGCAGGGCTCAAATTATACAACGTTGCAATAACTGTGCTGGAGTTGATGAAGGCTCCTTCACTGACAAAACGTAATCCAATTGTTCCGTCAAACGGTGCGCGAATTTTGGTTTTCTCCCATTGTGCCTCTAACAGCCGGATGTCTGCGTTGGTAACATTTAAACGATTCAATGCATTGTCATATTCCTCCTGACTAATAGCGTCTTTCTCCAGAAGTTTACGTTGGCGGAATTCATTATCCTCGTTTAGCTTTTTGTTATGTCTCTCTTTGGTAAGCTGCGCTTCAAGTTCATCATCGTTTATCTCAACCAGAAGGTCGCCTTTTTTTACCCGTTTACCTTCCCGGAAATATATGCGTGAAATCTTTCCTGATATTTCACTTTTTATTTCTAAAGATTCATTAGGCAGAACTGAACCCGTAATCACCAATTTATTATCCAGGCGCTCTGGCTTTAACACCAAAGCTTCCACAGGAAGTTTGGGCTGGGCTAAGTTTGCGGCAGGGCCTTGCTCATCTTTTGAACTAAAAAGATTTAGCTTTGGTAAAGCCAACAAAAACAATACACCTAAAACAACAACGCCTGTAAGAATTTTTTTCTTCATAGTAAGTAAAAGTATCGGACCCGGAATTAGTTCCCGGATAAAAACAGTTGGTGCAATGACAGCACTTGAGGGATCACCAGTTGAGAATCATCGTTGAAGATTATGTGGTCTGCCCGCTTCAACTTTACTTCATCCGGCATTTGGTTTTTAATTATTGCGCGGACATCTTTTTCGCTACGGTGCAAGTCGCGACCAAGCACCCTGGATACTTTTATATCTTCAGGCGCGTATACCACAATAATCTTATCCAACGCCTTATACGAACCTGCCTCAAACATGAGAGCAGCTTCCTTTAGTACGTATACCTCTCTGCTGTTTTCCTTCAACCATTGCCTGTAGTCTTCTCCAACCCTGGGATGAACCAGTTTGTTCAATAACTCGAGTTTATCCGGATCATTAAATACCGTTTCCCCCAGGTACTTTCGGTTCAGGCTACCATCGGCATGGTACGCCAAATCTCCGAATTCCTGACGGATTTGAGAGACCAGTATTCCATCGGTGGTCATTAAGGATTTCGCTCGGCTATCGGCATCGTATACGGAAATTCCAAGGCATTGAAATATGCGGCACACCAGGCTTTTGCCTGAGCCAATGCCCCCTGTAACGCCAACCTGAAGCGGCTTTTTCATGATGATTTCTTAAAAACTAATGTGCAGCGTATCTACCGCTACATGGTGAACAAAAGGCGGCAGATTAACCAGGCGCGGAACAAGTTTATGTGTTCCTTTAGGTAATCCTTCAAGATCAAGCACGGCTTCAACCTGCCCGACCTGATTGCTTTGCAGATTTGCCGGAACATCATACCGAAAATGAATCTTGCTTATGGCAGCCATTGTCCGCAGCCCTCTGGGTATATTCACAATGGTTAGCGTGGCGGAATCACTTCGCTGTACCAACTCACTAACAGGAATGCCTACGCGAACCGCGGAAGGTTCAATTTGTATTAAATTACCCGGTACCGTAACGGCCACTAATTCATCAAAAGGTTCATCTAAGTTGCTGACTTCGGGCTTAAGTTGAAAGTTATCCGGCACACGAATCACCTGACTTTGCGGGCCCTCCAACCAAACGGTATCAGGCACAACCGTAACTTCACCTGATAAACCATACCCTGCGCGGATGTACTGCTCCACCGAGTCAACGTGTATCTGAATGCGTTTTCTTATTTTTGGATCGATCTGAAGATGCAGCGTATCCGTGATAACAAAGTTTATTTGAAGCCCCTCCATTTGACCGGAGAACAAAGCCGGCAATGTAGCGCCAACAATTTTTTTTACTTCCGAGGGATTCTCTAATGGTATACGCAAGGGCGGCACCTTCAGGCCTGCGCTTTTACGAAACAAATCCCAGCCAAGTCCGGTAACATTCAGTTTAATATCCTCCGGCAAGGGCTTTACCGCTACATAACTTTCCTGATCGTAATCAAATACCAGCGGAAAATCGATGCTGGCTGAATAATTTTTGTTGAGTGAATTGAAAATCCAGAAGATGGCAGCCGCAAAAATACACAGCAGTATAACCTTCCAGTTTTTGTTATTAAATCGAAAAAAACTCAATATCGATTGGATCAATGCCATTACATCGGATGCAGTGTTTTTCTGTTCGTGTCAGGCTCCTTTATTGGCTGCTTTAGTTGCTTCCAGCGAAATGGCCGACTTGTTAAACTTGATGCGTCCGCCCTTTTCAACTTCCAGTATAAATGTATCCTTCTCAAGCTCAGCCACACGGCCATGCGCTCCACCAATGGTGACCACATAATCGCCACGCTGAATGTCATCAATAAATTTTTTCTGGTCTTTTGCTTTTTTCTGTTGCGGCCTGATCATGAAAAAATAAAAGATAACAATCATGAGGCCCATCATGATGTAGAAACTGTAGTTGCTTCCTTGTGCCTGCGCTTGTGCTAAAATGGAATAGATCATATAGTCGGTATAAAATTTTACGGTTTAAAGTTAGGCTTAAAAATACGCATCCCAAACCCGTATAGGTTTGGGATGACGTATATGCTTTTTATCGTTAATTACTTCGCAGGACCCTGCGCTTCGTTCTTTGGAACAACCATAGCCTTAAAGCTAAGTACAGTTTGCTTTGGCCAGGTGTTGGCCGTTACGGTAACGGTTTTGTTTTGCATGTTGGGCTTTCCGTTGCTGTCAAATTCTGCTTTTACAAAACCTTCGCCACCAACCGGAATAGGCTCTTTCGACCAATCCGGAACAGTACAACCGCAAGTAGGCTGTGCACTTTGAATAATCAATGGGGCCTCTCCTGTATTCTTGAACTTGTACGTATACACCACTTTTTGTCCTTCCTGAATGGTTCCGAAATCGTGCTCCGTTTTCTCAAACTGAATCACGGGAAGTGGACCCTCAGGTTTTTGCTCGGGCTGAGCAGGAACAGGATTTTCAGTTGGCGTTACAGAAACTGGTGCTGGCTTCTTCCCTTCCAACTCCGACAACCTTGCCTCAAGCGCTGCAATTTTCTTTTCTGCGTCCTTATCCTTGCAGGCAACTAACATTAACGCCACAAGGCCTATCATCCAAATGCTTCTTTTCATCAACATAGTTATTCAGTTTATTTATTCTTACCCTTAATCTGGTCTAAAAGTTCATCTACGTCCTCTAAAAGTTTTTCGGCTTTCAGTTTTGCATCGTCCACTACTTTTTGGCCCATGGATTTAGCCTCGGTTGTCAAAGGCGTCTCCTTGCCTTCAACAAAATCGTTCAGCAACGTTTGAAGCATATCCTTATACTTCTCAAGCTGAAACGATAATTTCTGCCGGGTGTTGATTCCTTTATCGGGGGCATAGAGGATGCCCAAAATAGCTCCGGCTGCTGCGCCAGCCAGGAAAGCCACTAACGTATTTCCACTTTTTTTGCTCATAGAACCTCAAATTTCACCACTAATTTCCGGATTTCCATGCCAAACCGGTTGAACGGTGGAAAATCGCTCAAAAATACACCAGCACAATAATTTGTAACAGGAAAATGAGCCAGAAAATGGCCCTTTAACGGGTTTTTAACAATTATTTATTGTCCATGAGCCCGCGGCCACTCTTCTTGATTTTGCCTTCCGTTTTCAGATGTTTGGTAATTACATCCAAAATACCGTTGATAAACTGCCGGCTTTTCGGGGTGCTGTAGTTTTTGGCCAGTTCAATGTATTCGTTCATGGTAACTTTAACGGGTATGCTCGGAAAACTCAGCATCTCGGTAATGGCCATTTCAAGAATAACCCGGTCGATCAGCGGCAAGCGATCAACCTCCCAGTTGCGGGTGTTGTCGGCAATGAGTTTGCTGTATTCGGGTGCCAGGTTAACGGAGCCTGAAAATAGGTGTTCAATAAAGTGAAGGTCATCTTCCCAATTGAGCGATAACTGGTGCAGATGCAAAGGCTCTCCGGAAGCCGGATCGTAAGACTTTACTGTCTTTTCCACCATGCCTTTCACAATCTCACGGTCCTCCGACCAATGCAGCACTTCCTCCTCAAAAAAATCGTTGATGGTGGTTTTGCCCAAAATGACCCTGCGAAATACATGGTTCAGGATTCGTTTCTGATCATCAACCGAAGGAGACTTCTTATCAAGATAAGCCATGTATTCGTTATCCTGCTTTACCACATCGCGCAACCAAAGCTGAACACGGTCAAATTTATTATCCCAGGTCGCATTTAACCGAAGCGCTTCTTTTTTAAGATCGTTGCTCGCTTGTAAACCTTGAACCCACTTATTATTTACAAAATTCGAATGGTTGATTTTTTTGTCTGCCTTTGCAGCTTCAGCTATGGCAATAGCCAACGTTAACACGGAAAGGTAGTAGCGATAAATTTTTTCTACATCCTGCTTGAGGCTCTTTTTGAAAAAGCGCACATCGTCAGCCACCGTTTTGCGGTAGTGATCCAAACTTTCTTCTACAACTTTTTTGATTTTTTCGTTTTCATGCTCAACAGAAGCTGCTGTTTCAAAAACCTTATCCAGCAACTTGAGTGCTTCCTTCTTCTGCTTGGTCAGTTCTTTTTTATCCTGCGGCTCCATGGAGTTTAAATCCGGAGCAAAGGCTTGTTCAATGTTGTCGCAACACAACAGGTAATTCGCTTCTTTACTTTGTTGGAAGGCAAAGAGGCTTTGCATGACTTTTATGCGGAGGCTTCTGCGATTAAGCATGTTTCAAAGAACAATAAAAAGTAAAATAAAAAAGTCGCTTGCCGGGCTAACCTTAACAAGCGACTTCAAAAATAGCAATTCCTTTATTAACGCGGAATTCTCACACGACCAACTTCTTCAATTCGCTTTTCAGCCAATTTAATGGCCGCTTCCTGCGTGTTGATTTTCTCCTGCTCCGCCAATGCGAAAATATTCAAGCAAGTGGTGTAAATCTTCTCAGCCTGCTCAAATACACGGGCGCGGTTATAGTTGCCTAGGTATTCGTTGTACACATTGATCAATCCGCCCGCGTTAATCAGAAAATCCGGTGCATATGTAATGCCACGATCGATCAGCATGTAGCCATGCTTAATTTCATCTTTTAACTGATTATTAGCTGCACCCGAAACGATGCTACACTTCAGGCGAGGAATGGTATCATCATTCAACGTTGCACCCAATGCACAAGGTGCATAAATATCTACATCCAGATCATACACAGCATCCTGAGCAACGGCTTTAACACCATGCTTCTTAGCCAGCATCTGTACTTTTTCTTCATTGATATCAGCAATCATCACCTGGGCATTTTCTTTTACCAGGTGCTCTACGAGGTACATACCCACCTGGCCAACACCCTGAACAACAATCTTCTTACCTTCCAGTGAGTCGTTACCAAATACTTTTTTAGCAGAAGCTTTCATGCCGAGGTAAGTGCCGTATGCCGTTACCGGAGAAGGATCTCCTCCGCCACCTAATGATTCAGGCAAGCCGGTAACATGTTTGGTTTCCATGCTGATGTACTCCATGTCGGCTGTTTTCATGTTCACATCCTCAGCAGTAATGTATTTACCACCCAGGCTATTCACGAATTTTCCGAACCGTCTCATGAAGGCTTCAGTCTTCATGGTTTTGGCATCGCCAATAATCACAGCTTTTCCACCACCCAGGTTCAACCCGCTGATGGAGGCTTTGAATGTCATGCCGCGCGACAAACGCAACACATCAACCAAGGCTTCATGCTCGTCATTGTAATGCCACATGCGTGTACCGCCCAAGGCAGGACCCAGTACGGTGTTGTGAATGGCAATGATCGATTTTAAGCCGGTGGCTTCGTCATAACAAAACACAACCTGCTCATGACCCATTTGAGCGACAGTGCCGAACAATCCGGCCTGCTCAACTTTCTCTAGCGCTTTAATCTCCATCAAATTTGTTTTAGTAATGTTTGTACTACTTTTACAGGCCGCAACCGGGCGGAAATCACGTTAAAAATGGATGCACAAAGGTACCGCTTTTTACCTGCTTAGCAACCAAAACAAACGTTTGCGAAAACCAATAGTGGTTTGTTTCGTTTTAAGAAAGGTTCGCCAAATTTTATTAAATGAAGGAGCTTAAATACCTCAATAAATACCTACTCAAATACAAGCGGTTGATCTTGCTTGGATTGCTGTTTGTGGTCATCTCAAACGTCTTCCAGATCATTCCGGCACAGCTTGTTCGCCATTCTTTGGACCTGGTTTCTGAAAACATTCGGGTGTATCGCACCTTCGATGGACTCTCCATACAGGATAGCTTTTTCAAGGTTTTTGCTTTCGGTATTCTCATGTATGCCGGATTAATTCTATTGATGGCCTTGCTACGCGGATTTTTTCTTTACCTCGTTCGCCAAACGCTTATTGTCATGTCGCGGCATGTGGAGTTTGATTTGAAGAACGAAATATTTGCCCACTACCAGGCACTTCCGTTAAGCTTTTACCGAAAGAACAACACCGGTGATCTGATGAATCGCATCTCCGAAGATGTGAGCCGTGTGCGCATGTACCTTGGCCCGGCTATTATGTATGGATTGCAACTCATTACGTTGTTCATGATGTTGATCCCCTGGATGTTTCATGTTAGTACCATGCTTACGTGGTACGCACTTATTCCATTACCGCTTCTTTCGCTAAGCATTTATTTTGTCAACAACATTATTGAAAGACGCTCCGAACAAATTCAAAAAAGTCAGTCACGATTGTCAACTTTTGTTCAGGAGGCATTCAGTGGAATTCGTGTGCTGAAATCATTCAACCGCGAACATGAATCCATCCGGAAATTTGAACTTGAAAGCGATGAATACAAACATCAATCACTTAAGCTCACCAAAGTTCAGGCATTGTTTTTTCCGCTCATTATGGGACTGATCGGACTCAGTACCATTCTTACCATTTATGCAGGAAGCACTGAAGTAATTCGCGGTAACCTTACCCTTGGCAACATTGCCGAGTTTATCATTTACGTGAACTTATTGACATGGCCGGTAACCTCATTAGGGTATACCAGCAGCCTGGTGCAACGCGCTGAAGCGTCACAAAAAAGAATC contains these protein-coding regions:
- a CDS encoding CdaR family protein, coding for MALIQSILSFFRFNNKNWKVILLCIFAAAIFWIFNSLNKNYSASIDFPLVFDYDQESYVAVKPLPEDIKLNVTGLGWDLFRKSAGLKVPPLRIPLENPSEVKKIVGATLPALFSGQMEGLQINFVITDTLHLQIDPKIRKRIQIHVDSVEQYIRAGYGLSGEVTVVPDTVWLEGPQSQVIRVPDNFQLKPEVSNLDEPFDELVAVTVPGNLIQIEPSAVRVGIPVSELVQRSDSATLTIVNIPRGLRTMAAISKIHFRYDVPANLQSNQVGQVEAVLDLEGLPKGTHKLVPRLVNLPPFVHHVAVDTLHISF
- the yajC gene encoding preprotein translocase subunit YajC, with the translated sequence MIYSILAQAQAQGSNYSFYIMMGLMIVIFYFFMIRPQQKKAKDQKKFIDDIQRGDYVVTIGGAHGRVAELEKDTFILEVEKGGRIKFNKSAISLEATKAANKGA
- a CDS encoding DUF1573 domain-containing protein: MKRSIWMIGLVALMLVACKDKDAEKKIAALEARLSELEGKKPAPVSVTPTENPVPAQPEQKPEGPLPVIQFEKTEHDFGTIQEGQKVVYTYKFKNTGEAPLIIQSAQPTCGCTVPDWSKEPIPVGGEGFVKAEFDSNGKPNMQNKTVTVTANTWPKQTVLSFKAMVVPKNEAQGPAK
- a CDS encoding YtxH domain-containing protein, translating into MSKKSGNTLVAFLAGAAAGAILGILYAPDKGINTRQKLSFQLEKYKDMLQTLLNDFVEGKETPLTTEAKSMGQKVVDDAKLKAEKLLEDVDELLDQIKGKNK
- the nusB gene encoding transcription antitermination factor NusB gives rise to the protein MLNRRSLRIKVMQSLFAFQQSKEANYLLCCDNIEQAFAPDLNSMEPQDKKELTKQKKEALKLLDKVFETAASVEHENEKIKKVVEESLDHYRKTVADDVRFFKKSLKQDVEKIYRYYLSVLTLAIAIAEAAKADKKINHSNFVNNKWVQGLQASNDLKKEALRLNATWDNKFDRVQLWLRDVVKQDNEYMAYLDKKSPSVDDQKRILNHVFRRVILGKTTINDFFEEEVLHWSEDREIVKGMVEKTVKSYDPASGEPLHLHQLSLNWEDDLHFIEHLFSGSVNLAPEYSKLIADNTRNWEVDRLPLIDRVILEMAITEMLSFPSIPVKVTMNEYIELAKNYSTPKSRQFINGILDVITKHLKTEGKIKKSGRGLMDNK
- a CDS encoding Glu/Leu/Phe/Val dehydrogenase, yielding MMEIKALEKVEQAGLFGTVAQMGHEQVVFCYDEATGLKSIIAIHNTVLGPALGGTRMWHYNDEHEALVDVLRLSRGMTFKASISGLNLGGGKAVIIGDAKTMKTEAFMRRFGKFVNSLGGKYITAEDVNMKTADMEYISMETKHVTGLPESLGGGGDPSPVTAYGTYLGMKASAKKVFGNDSLEGKKIVVQGVGQVGMYLVEHLVKENAQVMIADINEEKVQMLAKKHGVKAVAQDAVYDLDVDIYAPCALGATLNDDTIPRLKCSIVSGAANNQLKDEIKHGYMLIDRGITYAPDFLINAGGLINVYNEYLGNYNRARVFEQAEKIYTTCLNIFALAEQEKINTQEAAIKLAEKRIEEVGRVRIPR
- a CDS encoding ABC transporter ATP-binding protein is translated as MKELKYLNKYLLKYKRLILLGLLFVVISNVFQIIPAQLVRHSLDLVSENIRVYRTFDGLSIQDSFFKVFAFGILMYAGLILLMALLRGFFLYLVRQTLIVMSRHVEFDLKNEIFAHYQALPLSFYRKNNTGDLMNRISEDVSRVRMYLGPAIMYGLQLITLFMMLIPWMFHVSTMLTWYALIPLPLLSLSIYFVNNIIERRSEQIQKSQSRLSTFVQEAFSGIRVLKSFNREHESIRKFELESDEYKHQSLKLTKVQALFFPLIMGLIGLSTILTIYAGSTEVIRGNLTLGNIAEFIIYVNLLTWPVTSLGYTSSLVQRAEASQKRINEFLKTESTLVSEKNLEKEIQGKVEFSKVSFTYPDTGIKALKDISFTVNPGESLAIIGTTGSGKSTISALISRLYDVREGEIRIDDIPISHYNLQALRKQTGYVPQDVFLFSDTISNNIAFGMQEPHEEKIIQAARDADVYHNIMAFPQGFSTRVGERGITLSGGQKQRVSIARAIVHEPRILMLDDALSAVDTKTENNILNSLKRIMQNRTTIIISHRVSSAKLANKIIVLNDGQIVEEGTHESLLEKGGFYKDLYDKQTKADEIQVSEEQSEDIA